From a region of the Panicum virgatum strain AP13 chromosome 2K, P.virgatum_v5, whole genome shotgun sequence genome:
- the LOC120675214 gene encoding transcription initiation factor TFIID subunit 15-like isoform X2 — translation MAITADLGGQDELDNGIGRGRGCGDGPGKAWQQDGDWMCPNTSCGNVNFAFRGVCNRCGAARPAGVGGAGGGGGGRGRGRGSTDARGSSRAGAGAGAVGGPPGLFGPNDWPCPMCGNINWAKRTKCNICNTSKPGTNEGGVRGGRGGGYKELDEEELEEVKKRRKEAEEDDGEIYDEFGNLKKKFRAKAQHTESAQILPGSGRAGWEVEHRGSSEREGRERSRDRGRDDYDDKEIRSREHGRERRRSRSGDRDRERGRRDRGRDHDHKRSRERDPDRRHR, via the exons ATGGCCATCACTGCTGACCTTGGTGGACAAGATGAATTGGATAACGGTATTGGCAGAGGTAGAGGATGTGGTGATGGTCCAGGAAAGGCCTGGCAGCAAGATGGGGATTGGATGTGTCCAAATACAAG TTGTGGCAATGTAAATTTTGCCTTCCGTGGTGTTTGTAATCGCTGTGGAGCTGCTCGCCCTGCTGGTGtcggtggagctggtggtggtggtggtggtaggggTAGAGGCCGTGGTAGCACTGATGCAAGAGGAAGCAGccgtgctggtgctggtgctggtgctgttGGTGGTCCACCTGGATTGTTTGGTCCAAATGATTGGCCATGTCCAAT GTGCGGTAACATAAACTGGGCTAAGCGGACCAAATGTAATATATGTAACACTTCCAAGCCTGGTACGAATGAAGGCGGTGTAAG GGGTGGCCGTGGTGGTGGGTACAaagagcttgacgaagaagaactAGAGGAAGTTAAAAAGCGTCGGAAAGAGGCTGAGGAG GATGATGGAGAGATATATGATGAGTTTGGCAATCTCAAAAAGAAATTCCGTGCCAAAGCACAGCATACTGAAAGTGCACAGATTCTTCCTGGGTCTGGACGTGCTGGATGGGAAGTTGAGCATCGTG GTTCAAGTGAAAGGGAAGGCAGGGAGAGGAGCAGGGATCGTGGTAGGGATGATTATGATGACAAGGAAATCAGGAGCAGGGAACATGGAAGAgagcggcgccggagccggagcggaGACCGTGACAGGGAAAGGGGGAGGAGGGACAGAGGAAGGGACCATGACCACAAGAGGAGTCGGGAGCGTGACCCTGATCGCCGCCACAGGTGA
- the LOC120675214 gene encoding transcription initiation factor TFIID subunit 15-like isoform X1: protein MAGYMSRGPPNGSVYVCNLPPGTDETMLAEYFGSIGLLKKDKRTGRPKIWIYRDKVTNEPKGDATVTYEDPHAASAAVDWFNNKDFHGSIIQVHIAESKSKDAFDDSTNMAITADLGGQDELDNGIGRGRGCGDGPGKAWQQDGDWMCPNTSCGNVNFAFRGVCNRCGAARPAGVGGAGGGGGGRGRGRGSTDARGSSRAGAGAGAVGGPPGLFGPNDWPCPMCGNINWAKRTKCNICNTSKPGTNEGGVRGGRGGGYKELDEEELEEVKKRRKEAEEDDGEIYDEFGNLKKKFRAKAQHTESAQILPGSGRAGWEVEHRGSSEREGRERSRDRGRDDYDDKEIRSREHGRERRRSRSGDRDRERGRRDRGRDHDHKRSRERDPDRRHR, encoded by the exons ATGGCGGGATATATGTCAAGAGGGCCCCCAAACGGTTCAGTTTATGTGTGCAACCTGCCTCCTGGAACTGATGAGACTATGCTGGCTGAATATTTTGGCAGCATAGGGTTGCTAAAG AAGGACAAGAGGACTGGGCGTCCAAAAATTTGGATATATAGGGACAAGGTTACCAATGAACCAAAGGGTGATGCAACGGTCACCTATGAGGATCCACATGCAGCTTCAGCTGCGGTGGACTGGTTCAATAACAAAGATTTCCATGGGAGTATTATCCAGGTTCACATAGCTGAGTCAAAAAGTAAAGATGCATTTGATGATTCCACGAATATGGCCATCACTGCTGACCTTGGTGGACAAGATGAATTGGATAACGGTATTGGCAGAGGTAGAGGATGTGGTGATGGTCCAGGAAAGGCCTGGCAGCAAGATGGGGATTGGATGTGTCCAAATACAAG TTGTGGCAATGTAAATTTTGCCTTCCGTGGTGTTTGTAATCGCTGTGGAGCTGCTCGCCCTGCTGGTGtcggtggagctggtggtggtggtggtggtaggggTAGAGGCCGTGGTAGCACTGATGCAAGAGGAAGCAGccgtgctggtgctggtgctggtgctgttGGTGGTCCACCTGGATTGTTTGGTCCAAATGATTGGCCATGTCCAAT GTGCGGTAACATAAACTGGGCTAAGCGGACCAAATGTAATATATGTAACACTTCCAAGCCTGGTACGAATGAAGGCGGTGTAAG GGGTGGCCGTGGTGGTGGGTACAaagagcttgacgaagaagaactAGAGGAAGTTAAAAAGCGTCGGAAAGAGGCTGAGGAG GATGATGGAGAGATATATGATGAGTTTGGCAATCTCAAAAAGAAATTCCGTGCCAAAGCACAGCATACTGAAAGTGCACAGATTCTTCCTGGGTCTGGACGTGCTGGATGGGAAGTTGAGCATCGTG GTTCAAGTGAAAGGGAAGGCAGGGAGAGGAGCAGGGATCGTGGTAGGGATGATTATGATGACAAGGAAATCAGGAGCAGGGAACATGGAAGAgagcggcgccggagccggagcggaGACCGTGACAGGGAAAGGGGGAGGAGGGACAGAGGAAGGGACCATGACCACAAGAGGAGTCGGGAGCGTGACCCTGATCGCCGCCACAGGTGA
- the LOC120675236 gene encoding bZIP transcription factor 44-like codes for MSSGTLSGSSLGTRSSKSEDDLDLQAQMERRRKRRKESNRESARRSRLRKQQHLDDLTSQVKHLKDQNKQLSLALSITSQNLVAVQAQNSVLQTQKMELDSRLSALTEILCYMNTITCTNASAPANPAMANNITSSSSYDLLGASCTWNQQPIDMYQCF; via the exons ATGTCAAGTGGGACCTTGTCTGGGTCGAGTTTAGGGACCCGGAGCTCCAAGTCGGAGGATGACCTGGACCTCCAGGCCCAgatggagaggaggaggaagcgcaGGAAGGAGTCCAACCGGGAGTCGGCTCGGAGGTCTAGGCTGCGAAAGCAGCAGCATCTTGACGACCTCACCTCACAG GTAAAACACCTGAAGGACCAGAACAAACAGCTCAGCTTGGCACTAAGCATAACCAGCCAAAACCTTGTGGCAGTGCAAGCACAAAACTCTGTTCTGCAGACCCAGAAGATGGAGCTGGACAGCAGGCTGAGTGCCCTGACTGAGATCCTCTGTTACATGAACACCATCACTTGCACCAATGCAAGTGCTCCTGCAAATCCAGCCATGGCGAACAACATCACATCCAGCAGCTCCTATGATCTTCTTGGTGCCAGCTGCACATGGAACCAGCAGCCAATAGACATGTACCAGTGCTTCTAG